ACTTCCAGGTATATTCTCATGGGGGACAACTGAAGAAAAGTTCTCTGACAGCCAGGATGCAGTAGATAGTTGGATTCACTAAATTAGCTGAAATCACATGTAGCTCAAAAATTTCATGTCATACTTGGGTTTAGATGTCAATGAACGAGAGCTGCTGTTTCAGGAATGATCCcaccacatgaaaaaaataagaagtcCTTGCAAATTGAAATGTGCTGAacaacttgtaaaaaaaaaaaacacagtggcCAACTtaatttgttggtttttttgttttctcttcaagcAACATTTGGAGATTAAGTCTCTCTTTTATTAAGTCTGAAGGAGAAACAGGACATTTTCATTCTCCATGTATTAAACTTTAAAGCGGCATCAAGTGTTTATTGGATGGTTGTTTTTTCCACCTGGGGTGAGTAGAatgagctgaaaacacaacactcacagtTTATCACCTGAAAATGTGACTGAGCAACATTAGCAGTTACAATAGTTATGTAACAGACGTGTGGATGGGCGGTCAGTCACAGGACTATGAGCTTGGAGACCAGTTTTCAAATCATGTATAAAGTTGATAGTCAGTGATGATTGGGATGTACAGGATGTAGCTATTTTAAATTAGACATGTTACGCTCTTTTCAGCCCCAGTTATATTTTGGGCTCCTACTAGAAGaagtttacatgctttaatgctcaaaataCACATCAGTTCTCTCATAcagtccagtgctgcagcactgtatccCCCCTCTGTCTAAAGTGCTCTATTTTagctcctccctctgtcctttgTTCAGGTcccagttagcttcacttctgtcACTAATATGGGCAAATACTGTTctttgcaaatgtgtgacatggcaTATGATGTTTCAAAGTCACAGAGTTGAAGGTGAGACTACTGACACCgttactttttaactttcaggaCCTTTTACATGAACAAGAACCTTTATAAACAAcgtttcctaaacctaaccaagtacctttggtgcttttgttttaaaagtgtaaaTGGATGTTGCTAACTTGTACACGGAGTGAGACAGTGTTGTAAGCAACAGTGACATGACAGACCAGCACGTCTATTACACAGTTTGGTGTGCACTTCAAGTTCCTGGCCACCTGACAAATATAAGTCCAttatttccttttaattaaCCATTTGGGTCCCCACCAGTTCATTGGTAAATTACATATTTACTTGCTAAATGCTTCACTGCATTCACTggctagttgctaactttgtctgttgttttgttcttggCAGGTTGCACATAGTCTGTCTGGCGGAGCAATTTCGCTGGAAGCAAAGTTGATAAGTGCTGTgtgagtgaaccaaaacagttaaGTTGTgcgatgaaaacaaaacaaaacaatgagctcaaaGGTGCTAAAAAGGCTCCatagagctgaggggaactgaACAGCCGGAAGATGATTCTATGATTCTGTGATTCACTATGAGCAGCACCTTTAGTCTGACATTTAGTCATCATACTCATTGTTCATGCAAAAATATTGATAAGTGCAGCTTACTTACTAATATATTTgcataatgataaaaaaatttaaatgagtgcagctttaaactggcaatagatgCATTAGTCACTTACTGTTactatttaaaatgattattctTTGTGTTACTTTCACCAAAATAATAACACTAATGTGTTACTTTGCAGCTCAAAACTACAAAGCACAAGTTGTAAAACTTACCTGTAACTCTTCCTGACAACCGATTGTTTAAGAGAGACCaccaaataaacatgaacatgcCTACTTAGACCCCacctcatacacacacgcacacacacggccaGCTATGAACACCAGCACCAGCCCTCTAAATTGACTCCAGCCGCACAGACGGCTCTTTGCCCATTACCCTCATCCTTCACTGGTCTTTGATGGGGTGGCCATGACATTAGGTCAACAAAGCACCGCGGAGTCGCcacaaaacaatgcaacaaTGCCCACTGCGGTGCAGCCCCATTGTCAGGGTGAACAATCCCAAACGACCAATCCCTGGGGAGAAACAATACTGGAGCAGGAAACAGATACAGACCCACTTCCTGCCCAGAGTTTAAATTTAGGATCTGCTCAAAGCATTTTGCAGTCGTTTTGTCGAGTAGCACAAATGGCCAAATTAAGGAGTGGGTGCTCGGACGTGACATTGTTATGGATACTGAGGGAGTCGTGTGTCGGCGTTGTGCAGATATAAGTCAAGTGAAACAATGGGAGTATGTACACggaacacacacaactgcataAACGCTAAACccttaaaagtgctttttttgtttgatttttgtaatATGTGGCAGATTATTTGTAAATACCTCAAAATCCAGATATGTTGCATAATTTTGATTAACCTCATTCACCTCATGGCTTGCTATTTTAAGCCCTGTttaccgctgtgtgtgtgtgtgtgtgtacgtgtgtgagtgtgtgtatgtgtgtgtgtatgtatgcctTTTTCTTACCTATTGGGGACTGTTTCTGGTATAAACACTGACCATGTGAGGATCAGTAGTCCTGATGGACCAGTCCAAAACATGATTTCTGAGGTCCTGGTCAAGTTTAGTTGTAAGGTATGAACTGAGGTTATGGTAAGGCATAAACTGTTAGAGTTCGATCGTTAGATCATAGTTAGAGTTAGGCTAAAGGTTGGGGTTAGGCTGTCAAAGTCAATGCAAAGTCAAGGACAGCTGcacaaactgagagagagagtggctTCTCTGTCTGTTCAGGGCGCTTCCTCTGGATACATTAAGCTTTCAACAGTTCAGCTGGCAGGAGGTGTGACAACAGAGCAGGTTTGGCACATGTGGATCCTCTAAAGACCCTCCGGAGCCTTCAGTGCAGGGCATGACTTTGTGAGACCTTCCCTAAAGGAGATTTGCCTCTGGGTATGACTGTTGGCCTCTCATAAAGACCTGCTCGAACCTAGAGGCTACTTGTTGGCCCTTTGAGCTGCTTCACACTAAATGcttgtgtgtggaggtgtgtgtgtgtgtgtgtctgtgtgtgtgcaagcgcACTCATTCACCaaactgtgtgtctttgtgtgcgaTCAGCGGCCCTGTGGCTTCACCAGCAGAGTTAGGAAATGCATCAGCAGTGACTCCAACAATGTCAGGAAGCGCAGTCAGAATGGCAGCTGATCCCAGAGGCTGCATGTATGACCGTTAGAGATGACTTGTCACACAGATTGGGGTCGTCCGAGCTAATGACTCCCACTCATTTTTATTTGCTCACAGctttacacaaacaaatatctCCATTGTTAAGGCTTTATTGGAATGTCCTCTGAAAGCGGTGTGTGGGGAAAAAGTCTAGACGTAAATTATGGGTAATCAAACCAATGAATGGGAGAGCAATTTGCTTATGTCCTGTTGTCCTGACAGAGGAACATGGAGCCAAAACATCACTTTGATCGGCACTGTTAGGGGGCTTCACTGGGATGGCTGCAGTTTTTCTGGTGAGTAGATATGACTGTGTAGAATCTGTTCGTCTTGGAGGGTTTATGTCTGCTCCTCTGAATGTGAGGTGAGAGTTTACGCTGTGTAAAGAACAGAGCAGGGTGTAGGGCTTCTCTCGCTTGATCAAATATAAGGAAGATGGATGCTAAAGCGAGCTCCGCTGTCAGCTTTTGTTGGCAGGCGCAGGGCTGATGCAGGTCGCCCCCTGCACAATCTGTTCCATGACCCCTTGGCTttttgtgaaaacacacacatgataCATGCATgcgagcgcacacacatgcacccaccCACCTGGACTGAGATAACAAGACTGCATGAGAATGCCAGCCAAGTTCTTGTGAACAGACACTGAACTGGGCAGCTTCAGCAGGCTCTGTTTGGATTGTTCTCTTGACGATATCTGCCAGTTTATCCTTGACACAGGGAGGGGCTGCCAACAATGAAAGCACATTCCACTCTGAGGACTGAGAAACGAGTCTTCCTATTATTATCAAatcataaaacatgttgattaaactgcagagagagaaagaaagtatttttaatttcagtttcacAGCTGCTTTTTGTAGTCCTTGTTTGGCCTCACACGGTtcaagctgtttgttttatgagaACCTGTCTCACTTAAATTTCCCATAAACCCCCTTTCCTGCTATAGATAATCTCTTATCGTCATGGAGACAGTTCTGTAAATTGCTGGAAATGAGCACCGTGTTGCCGAGCGCTGAGGCTGCCGCCCTGAAAAGACATATGGCTACATTCATGCGGAGCCTGGACGAGCACCTTCTTGGAAGGTGCTGAGTTCTGGATTTTATCAATTGCTTTCCGCGAAAACAGCGTTAACAGTGAGGACTCCCTGGGGGATATTAAATAGAAAATGCTGTTCCACCTTGTATGAACTTTTACTGGCATATAATTGATGCCTTTCTTCCCTCTACAGCCAGAGCTGCGGATTTGAAAACAGCCATTAAATCAAAGttatttctctccattttttccccctaagGAGGTTATGCTCGTGATACCCTGTAAGGCTCATCCACTTCTCCACAGCTGCGTGTTTCTATTATTCCCAAAGCTTGCTCTTGAGTGATTCACTGCCTCCGTATTGTGACAGTATTTGGATAGCAGAGAGTGTATGGGTGGACACAGAGGCAATGCACACTTCAGAGACATTTTCCCCACGGAGAAATCTCATCCCTGTATCCACAGGAGAGGAATAAAACCATCATGTACGCAAGACATCAGCTTGTATGGAATCTAGTCACTGTATACCATCTACAGTGTATTTTGTCTAAGgtgaaaaatgcagaatttaaTTTGAGTGATTGACTGtgcatcatttatttaatggtacactttattttacacaaaataataaatattagcACTGGTATTTCTTCacagacattaaacattaaacacagttttCACATAGTTagtcatttcctttcatttaaagggtaactccaccaatttcacacattgaagtgtgttaAGAGGTCTTGAGGAGTGCTAGTGCATGtgtgaagaaaagcagcataaagccttttgtgtctccagaggaagctgcatgcaacCTGATAAATTTCCTCCAGTGATCACTCAGTgactgagttgcattgtggggaaTGTATACGGCAGGttctgaaaacaaagaatgatgcatggaataaaaaaagtgatatgGTTCTGATGTATTGATTTCAAGTGCAAAGCTAAACAAATGCGCTGATCTCCGAAACTTGgttcctacattacccacaatacaactTAGCGACAGGGTGACGTCACCAGAGGCAATGTaatgcagcctcctctgcagccacaaaaggcttcatttAACTTTATCCATATGCAGCAGAACTCGCCaagacttgtaaacacactttaatatgtaaaaatggTACCTTGAAGTTGCTCttcaaaggggcactatgtagttttggatgtaagaattttaatttttaaaatattaatgaggtcctaatacaaactttttccacaactgaataaagcTGTTCTCAAAACTTTTGAAGCTGGaaagtggcagggtctgccaaataaagtaaaacagtatgaaattgtgatcagtcatgaaaaaaaaaataataataattttgttGCATCAGTGAAGATCTTTTTCTTCAGATTAAAATCTTCCCCAAAACCACAGAGTACACCTTTAGGTCTGCACAGCTCTGTACCGCTTTCGGTCCATTCAGTGTTCAATCACTTATTTATCTCTTGAGTTCTCTCCCAGGCTCTCAAAAAGGTTTGATTTTCAAACTGGCTACTTGTCTGTGCTCCATTATTCAGCTCTTGCATTGGAGTATccactctctctcgctcttcccTCACAGATGAAATGGTTCGGTCACTGGCAATGAGAAGACATGTAAAAATCCCAGCATTCTCATGGTTTGGCTCCCCTTCCCTCTCAGACCATAACCCCAACTGACCAAAACTTatgaaagggggggggggtagtacattgtgtgtgtgcatgcatgcgtgccTACATCCACGCAGCCATTATCCTCTGGGGAGCTGAGCAGGACCCAGAGACCAGAGCATTCCTCAGTGCGAACACAGgcctggagagagggaggaggtttCAGAGAACTCCAGGGGTTACAGTGCAAATCTCAGAGGAATACTCTTAAATGTGCTCCCACTGCACACTCACAACATCCCTCCACAGACAAACCCCCCCCCCGCcttgcagattttctttttccactgccACATTCAAGACTAAAAGCCATAAAGTGTAACGTGAAAGCATCTTATGACTGTGTCTTCTTTATTGTTGAGTCCCATTTTCGTTGCCTTGGGGAGTGttctcaaaatgttgcttttttgaATAGGTCAATTCATCTGGTAAATCTGGGTTTTAATGTCTGCCTGCCTCCGAGGCATCCAGTTTACAGTGCAATAGCTGTTCTTCCTCGTTTCTCTCTAATTTGAGCTCTCACCGTGCACTCTAGTTAGTCGAGTGTCATGTGTAGGATAGTAGGAAGAAACTGGAAGAAATCTGGGGTCAAACAAATCCTTCAACACCACATCAGACTGCGTCATACATAGTGTTTCTGCTTTAGGTGTCCTTTTTGGACACTCTTAGTGTTTTTCCCAGTGTGTTGTGGTGCCTGTTTCTTGTAATGGACTCTCGGGGAATGTGTCGTCCTCATAGCCCCCATGCAGTTCACATAACTCGGAAGCACGTCATTCACAGCCTCCCCAGGTCCCGAGTTCACCTCTATTTCCAGATCCCTGTAGCTCTCGCAGGGGTTAGCGTGGCATGCAGCCTGCACGGGAAGATCAACGTGGCTCGCTGCTTTGTGCGGAAACGCCCCTGCTTGACTTTCTGGCTCCTCCTCTGGCGCTGCTACCACTTTTACCGGAGGTAGGTAGTCTTCCTGCTCCTTGCGGTAGTGCTTCTCCAGCCGCTGGGAGATGGCAAgctgaaggaggtggaggagctcgATGAGGTTGAGGAGCAGGGAGATGGCGGCGATCACCTGAGTGTAGATGGTGAAGATGGTCTTCTCCGTGGGACGAGAGACAAAGCAGTCCACCGTGTGAGGACAAGGGAACCCCTGGCACTCAAACTTTGCTGCAATGAAGAGGCCATCATAAAGGATCCACAGCCCGGCCATGAAACCGGCTTCTAGGAGGACTTTTACCAGGATGCTGAAAGCGTatgcacacagcagcctgcCTTTCAGTTTAGGAGGCTCAGGAGGAGCCTTGTCAACTCTTCTGCCTTTTCCACCATCCTCTTGTTTCTCCTTCTCATCATTTTTAGTAACATACTTattgtctctctctatctcaaTTCCTCCTCTCTTactcccaccaccaccttctTCTGCCTGCCTCTCATTCTCCTCTCCATTTGTGTCCTTCACAGCCCGTACAGCCACATATCCAAAGTAGAAGATAGTCGGTGTGGAGACAAAGATGATCTGGAGGACAAAGTAGCGAAAGTGTGAGATGGGGAAGGCTCTGTCGTAGCACACAGCAGGGCAGCCAGGCTGTTTCGTGTTGCAGACAAAGTCTGCTTGCTCGTCGTCCCAGGCAGATTCAGCAGCAGTTCCCAGTACCAGGATGCGAAACAGGAAGAGCACAGTAAGCCAGACGCGGCCAATGGCTGTCGAATACTCCTGTCCCTCCTCCAGCAGGTGCTCCAGGAAGGACCAGTCAGCTCTGGACATCCTCTGCTCCTAAGAGGGACAGTTGGTAGAGAATGAGTAAATACAGatcaaaaatgttgtaaaacatACTTAACtaactttaataaaaaataataacactgaGGATACTAAATAAAGACAGGTTCAAGTAAAATCGATGCAGTTTTCATTGGATTACACCGTCTTTAACAGTGGCTGTGCATCGGACCACACCTTGAATGAATTTTGCAGCAGAGATATCAACAATGCAAAAccagacacacatttaaactgaGCCATACTCAACCTATGGGGGCGCTCTAAGACAAACAGGCCGATAACTCTCCTCAATCATCAGAGTGATGTGTCAACATGGCCGCCATTTTGGTCAGCCGCAGCTCCTAATGGATGTAAGTCTATCCACAATTAATATCACAACTCGCTGAACTTTTGATTAGTTTTCAGGCAGTTTGATTAGTTAGAAAGGTAAGCTGTATACCTACGATACAAGATGCACAGTCACATTAAAAATGCCCATGAAGATGTTCCACAATTTTTCTtaagaaacaaagcaaataatTTGGCAcatgtcttttttccccccataaaTCTAATGCTTATCTGAATCAAACCTGAGTTGCTGCATATTTTACCAAAAATGCTTTGAaacctatttaaaaaaaaaaactgttagcAAAATAAACCAGCTTCAAATCATCTGTTTGAAGGTCCCATTTCTAAGATAGTTGATTTCAGTCttattcccaactcgtcaaatactgacgcttcaAGAATGAGACGCAAGACTGATGAGACTCACAAATTTGAGTTTTAAACTCTGTTATGCTCGTCTAAACTGTGATGTGCTGTATCAGCCCAGTCGTGAGGATAACATGTTCGCagtcaacatttctgcaaaccaatgATACAGTCCCATATATGTATGAAGCTATGTACCATACTGACATTTATAAAAATATGCAGTTTGAGAAGGTGGTTCAATATCTGTAAACATGACAGCACTGAATATTTTCctcaggacatctccagctgtgtttgtggcatccaaaacaggtgttttaagacaaaacaagatttttttttccgagcCCTGTGAATTGTCTTTATGTGCCCAATGCTAACCAAAGCATAAGCACATCATTGTCACAAGATAAAATTGAGAATAAAGCCTCAAGAGATTTTATGGTCTGAACATCTCTgaacaaatgcagaaaacatgtttcctctgATTGAGCCGGCCGTACTGGCTGCTTGGAGCCCATTACACCAGCATGTACATCTAGCTGTAGTTGTTATACGGGTCAAACAGTTCATCCACCTTTTTATTTACTGCTACACTGCTGAACAGATTGGCTTGAATGTGCCACTT
This window of the Acanthopagrus latus isolate v.2019 chromosome 3, fAcaLat1.1, whole genome shotgun sequence genome carries:
- the gja4 gene encoding gap junction protein alpha 4, encoding MRFLREDPERQAWESSPHFFRLHRFFLKKAGKLKATADRYCRQRRVTHGSPQSVLLRPGRRQRKEQRMSRADWSFLEHLLEEGQEYSTAIGRVWLTVLFLFRILVLGTAAESAWDDEQADFVCNTKQPGCPAVCYDRAFPISHFRYFVLQIIFVSTPTIFYFGYVAVRAVKDTNGEENERQAEEGGGGSKRGGIEIERDNKYVTKNDEKEKQEDGGKGRRVDKAPPEPPKLKGRLLCAYAFSILVKVLLEAGFMAGLWILYDGLFIAAKFECQGFPCPHTVDCFVSRPTEKTIFTIYTQVIAAISLLLNLIELLHLLQLAISQRLEKHYRKEQEDYLPPVKVVAAPEEEPESQAGAFPHKAASHVDLPVQAACHANPCESYRDLEIEVNSGPGEAVNDVLPSYVNCMGAMRTTHSPRVHYKKQAPQHTGKNTKSVQKGHLKQKHYV